Proteins from one Candidatus Hydrogenedentota bacterium genomic window:
- a CDS encoding ABC transporter permease subunit: MRNTWAVCRREFSAFFLTPVGYIVTGVFALISGLAFALSLFTYAKMSVDPTSYGYSTVPDFAETFLSPYLVFTGIWIMFLSPLITMRLLAEERHRGTMELLLTWPLRDREIIFGKYLASLGILLVLMLIVSVHLLVVSRFVALEPAVIIFGVCTVWLMGMAFLAIGLFVSALARSQITAGIVTFGGFLLLYILGNVGEKLPAANPAPAAWPETVRTAFGGGYALFRGLVMELALDNHARDMALGVVSPPDIAYYLLVSAFFLFLTFRALESRHWRGK; encoded by the coding sequence ATGAGAAACACCTGGGCCGTCTGCCGCCGCGAGTTTTCCGCCTTTTTCCTGACGCCCGTCGGGTACATCGTGACGGGGGTGTTCGCCCTCATTTCCGGGCTGGCCTTCGCGCTGTCCCTGTTCACCTACGCCAAGATGTCCGTGGACCCGACCTCCTACGGCTACTCCACCGTGCCGGACTTCGCGGAGACCTTCCTGAGCCCCTATCTGGTGTTCACGGGAATCTGGATCATGTTCCTGTCGCCGCTGATCACCATGCGGCTGCTGGCCGAGGAGCGGCACCGGGGCACCATGGAGCTGCTGCTGACCTGGCCCCTGCGCGACCGGGAGATCATCTTCGGAAAATACCTCGCGTCGCTGGGCATCCTGCTCGTGCTCATGCTCATTGTCTCGGTGCACCTGCTGGTCGTGTCCCGGTTTGTCGCGCTGGAGCCCGCGGTGATCATCTTCGGCGTGTGCACCGTGTGGCTCATGGGCATGGCCTTCCTCGCCATCGGCCTGTTCGTGTCCGCCCTGGCGCGCAGCCAGATCACGGCGGGCATTGTCACCTTCGGCGGGTTCCTCCTGCTGTACATCCTGGGCAACGTGGGCGAGAAGCTGCCCGCGGCCAACCCGGCGCCCGCGGCGTGGCCCGAGACGGTGCGCACGGCTTTCGGCGGCGGCTACGCCCTGTTCCGCGGGCTGGTGATGGAGCTTGCGCTGGACAACCACGCGCGGGACATGGCCCTGGGCGTCGTGTCGCCCCCGGACATCGCGTACTATCTGCTGGTTTCGGCGTTCTTCCTTTTCCTGACTTTCCGCGCGCTGGAAAGCCGCCACTGGAGGGGCAAATGA
- a CDS encoding ATP-binding cassette domain-containing protein, with protein MIEAEGLTKYYGAIPAVEDVSFQVGKGEIVGFLGPNGAGKSTSMRILTGFTPATRGRARVAGFEVHDQPLEVKRRVGYLPESVPLYEEMVVESFLRHVAVVKGVPRSARRAEADRVMERCGLTHMAKRLTGNLSKGYRQRVGLAQALVGSPPVLVFDEPTVGLDPGQIVEIRNMIKELGREHTILLSTHILPEVTMTCSRVIIIHRGRVVVQDSLANLTGEGKRPLEEVFMRVIASEERGASGGGAA; from the coding sequence ATGATTGAGGCTGAGGGCCTGACCAAGTATTACGGCGCGATTCCCGCCGTGGAGGACGTCTCCTTCCAGGTGGGCAAGGGGGAGATCGTGGGGTTTCTCGGGCCCAACGGCGCGGGGAAAAGCACCTCCATGCGCATCCTGACGGGGTTCACCCCGGCGACGCGGGGGCGCGCGCGGGTGGCGGGGTTCGAGGTGCACGACCAGCCGCTGGAGGTGAAGCGGCGGGTGGGCTACCTGCCGGAGAGCGTGCCGCTGTACGAGGAGATGGTGGTGGAGTCGTTCCTGCGCCATGTGGCGGTGGTGAAGGGGGTGCCGCGTTCGGCGCGGCGGGCGGAGGCGGACCGGGTGATGGAGCGCTGCGGCCTGACGCACATGGCGAAGCGGCTGACGGGGAACCTGTCGAAGGGCTACCGTCAGCGCGTGGGGCTGGCGCAGGCGCTGGTGGGGAGCCCGCCGGTGCTCGTTTTCGACGAGCCGACGGTGGGGCTGGACCCGGGCCAGATCGTCGAGATACGCAACATGATCAAGGAACTGGGGCGCGAGCACACGATCCTCCTCAGCACGCACATCCTCCCCGAGGTGACCATGACCTGCTCCCGGGTGATCATCATCCACCGGGGGCGCGTGGTGGTGCAGGACAGCCTGGCCAACCTGACCGGTGAGGGGAAGCGGCCCCTGGAGGAGGTCTTCATGCGGGTGATCGCGTCGGAGGAGCGCGGCGCGTCCGGGGGGGGCGCGGCATGA
- a CDS encoding glycosyl-4,4'-diaponeurosporenoate acyltransferase — MLVELSPLMLVVTDFAAWFVIHMAVAWAGTQLPDRLFRPDGFVCRIRPWEDGGRVYERLFRVSAWKDRLPDGAALFKRGFPKKSLLSRDPEYLARFVRETCRGEWVHWAAFWCAGLFFLWNPWHLGVGMFLYAALANAPPIITQRHNRARMERLLARMTAKR, encoded by the coding sequence ATGCTCGTTGAACTTTCCCCCCTGATGCTCGTGGTCACCGACTTCGCGGCGTGGTTCGTCATCCACATGGCCGTCGCCTGGGCCGGCACCCAGCTCCCCGACCGCCTCTTCCGCCCGGACGGCTTCGTCTGCCGCATCCGGCCCTGGGAGGACGGCGGCCGCGTCTACGAGCGGCTCTTCCGCGTCTCCGCGTGGAAGGACCGCCTGCCCGATGGCGCCGCACTTTTTAAAAGGGGGTTTCCCAAGAAGAGCCTCCTCTCCCGCGACCCCGAATACCTCGCCCGGTTTGTCCGCGAGACCTGCCGCGGCGAATGGGTCCACTGGGCGGCCTTCTGGTGCGCCGGACTCTTCTTCCTCTGGAACCCCTGGCACCTCGGCGTCGGCATGTTCCTCTACGCCGCCCTCGCCAACGCCCCCCCCATCATCACCCAGCGCCACAACCGCGCCCGCATGGAAAGGCTCCTGGCACGCATGACCGCCAAACGCTGA
- a CDS encoding GldG family protein, producing the protein MMRRARQLAGVFSILCAVAALNAVFWVSDPFSLPVTAPLGLSAALGLAWAGLTLFSYFVRGAAEERSLGGLNAAVSTAAFLGICVVAYLFVQSWDAKWDLTKEGRRDLSPLTAQVLRNITQPVEVICFFLDVDDELVVIARDKTLRFLEQCRKLTDQIQVEVLDPTVERGRVEELKITHASTQGTVVVRAGDRQRVITLSGGSPRLEEREFTNALINVLRDTEPKVSFLGGHEERDPAGQDERGLSGLVQLLTGESFALDRLNIKLAQPEIPKDVDVLVIANPQTDLHPLEIEALDAFVDAGGRLLVLMDPWRAAPQGAVSGEQLRPWLARRFGITVGGDLVITDASSNKWQAELSYDGKPFEGVDAGFMEYQGCYHKDHPVTRGFDQTMLLQALRSVRLAEKPPAGVSGVELLRTTPDFWAETDTAKLLETGQAKRDEADAKGPIPVAAAVQVRVDQEKSPKGRGDARVVVVGDADFATNGQVTVPGHLNFLMNTFAWMNESEELIAIRPTGAEAAPLILTDTQRRAAAWVAVMCLVQAVAAAGLLARALRGRHQ; encoded by the coding sequence ATGATGCGGCGGGCGCGGCAGCTGGCGGGCGTGTTCTCCATCCTGTGCGCGGTGGCGGCGCTCAACGCGGTCTTCTGGGTGTCCGACCCGTTCTCCCTCCCCGTGACAGCCCCGCTGGGGCTGTCCGCGGCGCTCGGGCTGGCGTGGGCCGGGCTCACCCTGTTCTCCTACTTTGTGCGCGGGGCGGCGGAGGAGCGCTCGCTCGGCGGCCTCAACGCCGCCGTGTCCACGGCTGCCTTTCTGGGCATCTGCGTGGTGGCCTACCTCTTTGTGCAGTCCTGGGACGCGAAATGGGACCTGACGAAGGAGGGGCGGCGCGACCTGTCGCCGCTCACCGCGCAGGTGCTGCGCAACATCACGCAGCCCGTCGAGGTCATCTGTTTCTTCCTCGACGTGGACGACGAGCTGGTGGTCATCGCGCGCGACAAGACGCTGCGCTTTCTGGAACAGTGCCGGAAACTCACCGACCAGATCCAGGTGGAGGTGCTCGACCCGACGGTGGAGCGCGGGCGGGTGGAGGAGCTGAAGATCACCCACGCGTCCACGCAGGGCACCGTGGTCGTGCGCGCGGGCGACCGCCAGCGGGTGATCACCCTCTCGGGCGGCAGCCCGCGCCTCGAGGAGCGCGAATTCACCAACGCCCTCATCAACGTCCTGCGCGACACGGAGCCGAAGGTCTCCTTCCTTGGGGGGCACGAGGAGCGCGACCCGGCGGGGCAGGACGAGCGCGGCCTGTCGGGGCTGGTGCAGCTTCTTACGGGGGAGTCCTTCGCCCTGGACCGCCTGAACATCAAGCTCGCCCAGCCGGAGATTCCCAAGGACGTGGACGTGCTGGTGATTGCCAATCCGCAGACGGACCTGCACCCCCTGGAGATCGAGGCGTTGGACGCCTTTGTGGACGCCGGCGGCCGCCTGCTGGTGCTGATGGACCCGTGGCGCGCCGCCCCGCAGGGCGCGGTGTCCGGGGAGCAGCTGCGGCCCTGGCTGGCGCGCCGCTTCGGGATCACCGTCGGCGGCGACCTGGTCATCACCGACGCCTCCTCGAACAAGTGGCAGGCCGAGCTCTCCTATGACGGGAAGCCGTTCGAGGGCGTGGACGCCGGGTTCATGGAATACCAGGGCTGCTACCACAAGGACCATCCCGTCACCCGGGGCTTCGACCAGACCATGCTCCTGCAGGCGCTGCGCAGCGTGCGGCTGGCGGAAAAGCCCCCCGCGGGCGTGTCGGGCGTGGAGCTGCTGCGGACCACGCCGGATTTCTGGGCCGAGACCGACACGGCGAAACTGCTGGAGACGGGCCAGGCCAAGCGGGACGAGGCGGACGCGAAGGGTCCGATCCCCGTGGCCGCGGCCGTCCAGGTGCGGGTGGACCAGGAGAAGAGCCCGAAGGGCAGGGGGGACGCCCGCGTGGTCGTGGTGGGCGACGCGGACTTCGCCACGAACGGGCAGGTCACCGTGCCCGGCCACCTGAACTTCCTCATGAACACCTTTGCGTGGATGAACGAGAGCGAGGAGCTGATCGCCATCCGCCCGACGGGGGCCGAGGCCGCCCCCCTGATCCTCACGGACACGCAGCGCCGGGCCGCGGCCTGGGTCGCCGTCATGTGCCTCGTGCAGGCCGTGGCCGCGGCGGGCCTGCTGGCGCGCGCCCTGCGCGGGAGGCACCAATGA
- the crtI gene encoding phytoene desaturase — protein MAERGKTVAVVGSGLGGLSAAISLAQEGYAVEVFEKNAQIGGKLNVLSDAGYSFDLGPSILTLPHIFERLFERSGKRMADYFTIRPLRPHWRNFYEDGTVFDFVPEKDLMAAEADKVGESPANVERFLEYCENLYDLVNEGYFERGLDTVRDFRRHYGLAKFLRFDFFRTMHQAVGAQLTTPHMRQAFDFFIKYVGSSAEDAPAFMNCLPTIQFRYDLWYVDGGMYNIAKGLGRLMDELGIRVHLDCEVSEIRKGGARVEGVVAGGVFHPADIVVSNMEVIPAYRELLGEDAAFLRTLEKFEPACSGLVLDLGLDIQYPQLAHHNFFFSADQHDHFTSVFRKKVLPNDPTIYLVAASKTDPTVAPAGCDCLKILPHIPHINEENPVSHEEYLAFKERVLDKLERMGLTDLRKHVVFEHMWTPQDILRMYRSNRGSIYGVVCDRWKNFAFKAPKQSTRYDNLFFTGGSVNPGGGMPMVVLCGQNVARKIAAWDRK, from the coding sequence ATGGCGGAACGGGGCAAAACGGTGGCGGTTGTCGGGTCGGGGCTCGGGGGGCTTTCGGCGGCCATTTCGCTGGCCCAGGAGGGCTACGCCGTCGAGGTGTTCGAGAAGAACGCCCAGATCGGCGGCAAACTGAACGTGCTGTCGGACGCGGGGTACAGTTTCGACCTCGGCCCCTCGATCCTGACGCTGCCGCACATTTTCGAGCGGCTCTTTGAGCGCTCGGGAAAGCGAATGGCCGACTACTTCACCATCCGGCCCCTGCGCCCCCACTGGCGCAATTTCTACGAGGACGGCACGGTCTTCGACTTTGTCCCGGAAAAGGACCTCATGGCCGCCGAGGCGGACAAGGTGGGCGAGTCCCCGGCGAACGTGGAGCGGTTCCTCGAGTACTGCGAGAACCTGTACGACCTGGTGAACGAGGGCTACTTCGAGCGCGGGCTGGACACGGTGCGCGATTTCCGGCGCCACTATGGCCTCGCGAAGTTCCTCCGCTTCGACTTCTTCCGCACCATGCACCAGGCCGTGGGCGCCCAGCTCACCACGCCGCACATGCGCCAGGCCTTCGACTTCTTCATCAAGTATGTCGGATCCTCGGCGGAGGACGCCCCGGCCTTCATGAACTGCCTGCCCACCATCCAGTTCCGCTACGACCTCTGGTATGTGGACGGCGGCATGTACAACATCGCCAAGGGCCTCGGGCGGCTCATGGACGAGCTGGGGATCCGCGTCCACCTGGACTGCGAGGTGTCGGAGATCCGCAAGGGCGGCGCGCGGGTCGAGGGTGTGGTCGCCGGGGGCGTGTTCCACCCGGCGGACATCGTCGTGAGCAACATGGAGGTGATTCCCGCGTACAGGGAGCTGCTCGGCGAGGACGCCGCCTTCCTGCGGACGCTGGAGAAGTTCGAGCCCGCGTGCTCGGGGCTCGTTCTCGACCTCGGCCTGGACATCCAGTACCCGCAGCTCGCCCACCACAATTTCTTCTTCTCCGCCGACCAGCACGACCACTTCACCAGCGTCTTCCGCAAGAAGGTGCTGCCCAATGACCCGACGATCTACCTCGTCGCCGCGTCGAAGACGGACCCCACCGTGGCCCCGGCGGGCTGCGACTGCCTGAAGATTCTGCCGCACATCCCGCACATCAACGAGGAGAACCCCGTTTCCCACGAGGAGTACCTCGCCTTCAAGGAGCGGGTGCTGGACAAGCTAGAGCGCATGGGCCTGACGGACCTGCGCAAGCATGTCGTCTTCGAGCACATGTGGACCCCCCAGGACATCCTGCGCATGTACCGGTCCAACAGGGGCTCGATCTACGGCGTCGTCTGCGACCGCTGGAAGAACTTCGCCTTCAAGGCCCCCAAGCAGAGCACGCGCTACGACAACCTCTTCTTCACCGGCGGCTCCGTCAACCCCGGCGGCGGCATGCCCATGGTCGTCCTGTGCGGGCAGAACGTCGCCCGGAAGATCGCGGCGTGGGACCGGAAATAG
- a CDS encoding glycosyltransferase, which produces MGPEIAVVAVLAALWAAGGLFLRASPPRDVSPSAGGFPAVSVIIPARNEEDNLPRLLDSLAGQGDSGVEVIVVDDASTDGTAAAARARGARVVTGKPLPPGWLGKPWACYQGALAARGEWLLFLDADTFFEEGGLRRLLETYQRTGGVLSVCPHHAVVRPHEQLSAFFNLMMAAGTGAFTGPRARPTGLFGQCMLLDRAAYFGAGGHVTVKGRVLENFHLADAFRARGVPLACRLGRGCLSMRMYPGGLSDLVRGWGKGFASGAAKTPAPLMALIVAWMIGAVSAFLAPAALPWGGPVLIIPYALYVLQLLVLLRRIGAFSPWAALLYPVPLVFYLAVFTRSVRAAKGGGVVWKGRTVGGAAGGDGHAR; this is translated from the coding sequence GTGGGACCGGAAATAGCCGTTGTCGCCGTGCTGGCGGCGCTCTGGGCCGCCGGGGGACTCTTTCTCCGGGCGTCGCCGCCCCGGGATGTGTCACCCTCCGCCGGCGGGTTTCCCGCCGTGTCGGTCATCATCCCCGCGCGCAATGAGGAGGACAATCTGCCCCGGCTGCTGGACTCCCTCGCCGGGCAGGGCGATTCCGGCGTGGAGGTCATCGTGGTGGACGACGCGTCCACGGACGGCACGGCGGCCGCGGCGCGGGCGCGCGGCGCGCGGGTGGTGACGGGGAAGCCCCTGCCGCCGGGGTGGCTGGGCAAACCCTGGGCCTGCTACCAGGGCGCGTTGGCCGCGCGCGGGGAATGGCTGCTCTTCCTGGACGCCGACACCTTTTTCGAGGAGGGCGGCCTGCGCCGCCTGCTGGAGACCTATCAGCGGACCGGCGGCGTGCTGTCCGTGTGCCCGCACCACGCCGTGGTGCGCCCCCACGAGCAGCTTTCCGCCTTCTTTAACCTGATGATGGCGGCGGGCACGGGGGCCTTCACCGGGCCGCGGGCGCGGCCGACGGGGCTCTTCGGCCAGTGCATGCTGTTGGACCGCGCCGCCTACTTCGGCGCGGGCGGCCATGTCACGGTCAAGGGGCGCGTGCTGGAGAACTTCCATCTGGCCGACGCCTTCCGCGCGCGCGGCGTGCCGCTCGCCTGCCGCCTGGGCCGCGGATGCCTGTCCATGCGCATGTATCCCGGCGGGCTGTCCGACCTCGTGCGCGGCTGGGGCAAGGGCTTCGCCTCCGGCGCGGCCAAGACCCCCGCGCCCCTCATGGCGCTCATCGTCGCGTGGATGATCGGCGCGGTGTCGGCCTTCCTCGCGCCTGCCGCGCTGCCGTGGGGCGGCCCCGTGCTTATCATTCCCTACGCGCTCTACGTCCTCCAGCTCCTTGTGCTGCTGCGGCGCATCGGCGCCTTTTCCCCGTGGGCGGCGCTGCTCTATCCCGTGCCGCTGGTCTTCTACCTGGCCGTGTTCACCCGGTCCGTGCGCGCCGCGAAGGGCGGCGGCGTGGTGTGGAAGGGCCGCACCGTCGGCGGCGCGGCGGGGGGGGACGGCCATGCTCGTTGA
- a CDS encoding DUF4340 domain-containing protein translates to MKFRSTLLLLLALALLSGVYWGMRQRGRRTAERAAEAARLFDFQGKDVRRLTLAQVGQPAVTGERGADGAWRITAPNDTIPPLQMLWDRVADNLSTLRSQRTVAETPADPAEYGLDVPALTVTVEAGDAAPATVVFGDVEPTQRHRYARLNGGPLLLADTREFFEVNRSLEELRHRFLVEDREADILEFRFAWIWTGTDAAPPEDQPAVGEESTEVVVRRAAAGEPWRLEAPLDAMADQEKVDEVVKEVQFAVGREFVDAPENLSDYGLSPAAARITVVDGKSGRAQNILLGAVDGEKGGVWAQVAGQRAVFQMDAQIMMLLPRKPDAWRETRLITRRLSELKKVEYRRGEETLVLERGADGAWSLTAPALPEVNQFAVSGFLAVLKESRGEPLDVAPETLPGGVAPQVSITLSHDDGATASLSLWPSPDNASLWYATQDSGGVVALRGVAVDALLLTADKFRSMELLRFNRPDAEVLEFQFENLGAVLERRHGQWVVTRPETLRLKNQSDAEALLAAVSPLRITGLAAPEAPRDLSVYGLDKPVFTLYVRMAPVAPPAAGERIGPLRIGGVSPENSRERFATLEGKAGVFRVSQDAVDALRDALEGLEEVPSS, encoded by the coding sequence ATGAAGTTCCGCTCCACGCTCCTGCTCCTGCTCGCGCTGGCCCTGCTCAGCGGCGTCTACTGGGGCATGCGCCAACGCGGCCGCCGCACGGCGGAGCGGGCGGCCGAGGCCGCGCGGCTCTTCGACTTTCAGGGGAAGGATGTGCGCCGCCTGACCCTGGCCCAGGTCGGCCAGCCCGCCGTGACCGGCGAGCGCGGCGCGGACGGCGCGTGGCGCATCACCGCGCCCAACGACACCATCCCCCCGCTGCAGATGCTGTGGGACCGCGTGGCGGACAACCTCTCCACCCTGCGCAGCCAGCGCACCGTGGCGGAGACGCCGGCGGACCCCGCGGAGTACGGCCTTGACGTGCCCGCCCTCACGGTCACGGTGGAGGCCGGGGACGCGGCGCCCGCCACCGTGGTCTTCGGCGATGTGGAACCCACCCAGCGCCACCGGTACGCGCGCCTTAACGGCGGGCCGCTCCTCCTCGCGGACACGCGCGAGTTCTTCGAGGTCAACCGATCCCTGGAGGAGCTGCGCCACCGCTTCCTGGTCGAGGACCGCGAGGCGGACATTCTGGAATTCCGGTTCGCCTGGATCTGGACCGGCACCGACGCGGCCCCCCCGGAGGACCAGCCCGCCGTCGGCGAGGAGTCCACCGAGGTCGTCGTGCGGCGCGCCGCCGCCGGCGAGCCCTGGCGCCTCGAAGCGCCGCTGGACGCCATGGCCGACCAGGAGAAGGTTGACGAGGTGGTCAAAGAGGTGCAGTTCGCCGTCGGGCGCGAGTTTGTGGACGCGCCGGAGAACCTGTCGGACTACGGCCTCAGCCCGGCGGCCGCGCGGATCACGGTGGTGGACGGCAAAAGCGGCCGCGCGCAGAACATTCTTCTCGGCGCCGTGGACGGCGAGAAGGGGGGCGTGTGGGCCCAGGTGGCGGGCCAGCGCGCCGTCTTCCAGATGGACGCACAGATCATGATGCTCCTGCCGCGCAAGCCCGATGCCTGGCGCGAGACGCGCCTGATCACCCGCCGCCTGAGCGAGCTCAAAAAGGTCGAGTACCGGCGGGGGGAGGAGACGCTTGTGCTCGAACGCGGCGCGGACGGGGCCTGGAGCCTCACGGCGCCGGCCCTGCCGGAGGTCAACCAGTTCGCCGTGTCCGGGTTCCTCGCCGTGCTCAAGGAGAGCCGGGGCGAGCCGCTCGACGTTGCCCCAGAGACCCTGCCCGGCGGCGTCGCCCCGCAGGTCTCCATCACCCTGTCCCACGACGACGGCGCAACCGCGTCGCTCTCCCTCTGGCCCAGCCCGGACAACGCGTCTCTGTGGTACGCCACCCAGGACAGCGGCGGCGTGGTCGCGCTGCGCGGCGTGGCCGTGGACGCGCTGCTGCTGACAGCGGACAAATTCCGCTCCATGGAGCTGCTGCGCTTCAACCGGCCGGATGCGGAGGTGCTGGAGTTCCAGTTCGAGAACCTGGGCGCGGTTCTGGAGAGGCGCCACGGCCAGTGGGTCGTGACGCGGCCCGAGACCCTCCGACTGAAGAACCAGTCGGACGCCGAGGCCCTGCTCGCGGCGGTCAGCCCCCTGCGCATCACGGGGCTCGCGGCCCCGGAGGCGCCGCGCGACCTGTCCGTCTACGGGCTGGACAAGCCCGTCTTCACCCTCTATGTCCGCATGGCCCCCGTGGCGCCGCCCGCGGCGGGCGAGCGCATCGGTCCCCTGCGCATCGGCGGCGTCTCGCCGGAAAATTCCCGGGAGCGGTTTGCGACCCTGGAGGGCAAGGCGGGGGTGTTTCGGGTGAGTCAGGACGCGGTGGACGCCCTGCGGGACGCCCTTGAGGGGTTGGAGGAAGTGCCCTCATCGTAG
- a CDS encoding aldehyde dehydrogenase family protein produces the protein METVINIRFQGSERKENQRLASPDDTQENPFAGQVSAARAFFETGATRALEYREKQLRALARAVDTQEKALLAALRADLGKPVPEAYVSEIAFVQADIAHALRHLRRWARPRRARAPWIAWPARAEVRPEPLGVALVLGPWNYPFQLLFSPLVGALAAGNCAVLKPSELAPRTSAAVAELVRAHFPPEYLSAAEGGRETAEALLRERFDHVFFTGGGEAGRAVMAAAARHLTPVTLELGGKSPCIVCADADPELAARRILWGKTLNAGQTCVAPDFVLADERIKDALLDALGRTLRRFFGDDPAASPDYGRIVNRRHFDRLTAYLGQGRIVHGGRHDAETLYIEPTILADPAPDAPVMREEIFGPVLPVLGFETLDAALARLRGMPKPLALYLFTNDAAVRERVLRETVSGGVCVNDTLSHIVGRDMPFGGVGESGMGAYHGKTGFDCFTHHRTVMRRGVFPDPALRYPPVRWGVETMRRAFRLLAGG, from the coding sequence ATGGAAACCGTTATCAATATACGTTTTCAGGGATCTGAACGCAAGGAAAACCAACGGTTGGCATCCCCCGACGACACGCAGGAGAACCCCTTCGCGGGACAGGTGTCCGCCGCGCGCGCCTTCTTTGAGACCGGCGCGACCCGCGCCCTGGAATACCGGGAGAAACAGCTCCGCGCGCTGGCGCGGGCGGTGGACACGCAGGAGAAGGCCCTGCTGGCGGCGCTGCGCGCCGACCTGGGCAAGCCGGTCCCTGAGGCGTATGTCTCCGAAATCGCCTTCGTGCAGGCGGACATCGCCCACGCCCTCCGGCATCTGCGCCGCTGGGCGCGGCCGCGCCGGGCGCGGGCGCCCTGGATAGCGTGGCCCGCCCGGGCCGAGGTGCGCCCGGAACCCCTGGGCGTGGCGCTGGTGCTGGGGCCGTGGAACTACCCCTTCCAGTTGCTGTTCTCGCCCCTCGTGGGCGCGCTGGCGGCGGGCAACTGCGCCGTGCTGAAACCTTCCGAGCTCGCGCCGCGCACCTCGGCGGCGGTTGCGGAACTGGTCCGCGCGCATTTCCCGCCGGAGTATCTGTCCGCGGCCGAGGGGGGCCGCGAGACGGCGGAGGCCCTGCTCCGCGAGCGCTTCGACCATGTGTTCTTCACCGGCGGCGGCGAGGCGGGCCGGGCCGTGATGGCGGCGGCGGCGCGCCACCTGACCCCCGTCACGCTGGAGCTGGGCGGCAAGAGCCCCTGCATCGTGTGCGCCGACGCCGACCCCGAACTGGCCGCGCGCCGCATCCTCTGGGGAAAGACCCTGAACGCCGGGCAGACCTGCGTCGCGCCGGATTTCGTGCTGGCGGACGAGCGGATCAAGGACGCCCTGCTGGACGCCCTGGGCCGCACGCTCCGGCGCTTCTTCGGTGACGACCCCGCCGCCAGCCCCGACTATGGGCGCATCGTGAACCGCCGCCATTTCGACCGTCTCACGGCCTATCTCGGCCAGGGGCGCATCGTCCACGGCGGCCGCCACGACGCGGAGACGCTCTATATCGAGCCGACTATCCTCGCCGACCCCGCGCCGGACGCGCCGGTGATGCGGGAGGAGATTTTCGGCCCCGTGCTGCCCGTGCTGGGGTTTGAAACGCTGGACGCGGCGCTGGCGCGCCTGCGGGGAATGCCCAAGCCGCTGGCCCTCTACCTCTTCACCAATGACGCGGCCGTGCGGGAGCGCGTGCTGCGGGAGACGGTGTCCGGTGGGGTCTGCGTGAACGACACGCTGTCGCACATCGTGGGGCGCGACATGCCCTTCGGCGGCGTGGGCGAGAGCGGCATGGGCGCCTACCACGGGAAAACCGGGTTCGACTGTTTCACGCATCACCGGACGGTCATGCGGCGCGGGGTGTTCCCCGACCCGGCGCTGCGCTACCCGCCCGTCCGGTGGGGCGTGGAAACCATGCGGCGGGCCTTCCGCCTGCTCGCGGGGGGCTAG